A genomic segment from Roseibium algicola encodes:
- a CDS encoding PaaI family thioesterase, whose translation MDLSPRDENWEPRVRASFAAQKFMTHLGAKMVHVSPGAVDLELTMLPELTQQHGFFHAGATSSIADSAAGYAALTLFSAGFGVLTSEYKINLLNPAKQSVLLARGRVVKPGRTLTIAKADVYGLDDGEQVHVATGLFTLMSVAGVKD comes from the coding sequence ATGGATCTTTCGCCTCGAGACGAAAACTGGGAACCCCGTGTCCGGGCCAGTTTTGCCGCGCAGAAATTCATGACCCATCTGGGGGCGAAGATGGTTCACGTCTCGCCCGGCGCGGTCGATCTGGAATTGACGATGCTTCCGGAACTGACACAGCAACACGGCTTTTTTCATGCCGGTGCGACGTCTTCCATTGCGGACAGTGCGGCAGGCTATGCAGCTCTGACGCTGTTTTCTGCCGGCTTCGGGGTGTTGACCAGCGAATACAAGATCAACCTGCTCAATCCGGCGAAACAGTCGGTGCTTCTTGCGCGTGGACGGGTTGTCAAACCGGGACGAACGCTGACCATAGCCAAGGCAGATGTCTACGGACTGGATGACGGCGAACAGGTGCATGTCGCAACGGGGCTGTTCACGCTCATGAGCGTTGCCGGCGTCAAGGACTGA
- a CDS encoding SDR family oxidoreductase — MRDHLEAGSGYDKIIALHRTSSPPLDLLDERMIQACADWIREEEGDVRLLFDATGALTLGSARPEKSLRELDPEILARSYAINAIGPALLMKHFLPLLPKEGRSVFATLSARVGSIGDNGLGGWFAYRAAKAGLNQLVRTASIELARKNPAALCVALHPGTVKTPLTENFAKTGLDVQEPAVAAERLVNVLTSLTPADTGGFFDQTGRPIPW; from the coding sequence ATGAGAGACCACCTTGAAGCGGGCAGCGGCTACGACAAGATTATCGCCCTTCATCGAACGTCGTCACCACCTCTCGACCTGCTCGACGAACGCATGATCCAGGCCTGTGCCGACTGGATAAGGGAGGAAGAGGGGGATGTTCGATTGCTGTTCGATGCCACCGGAGCTCTCACCTTGGGCAGTGCCCGTCCGGAAAAGAGCCTGCGCGAACTCGATCCTGAAATCCTTGCCCGTTCATATGCGATCAACGCCATTGGACCGGCACTGCTGATGAAACACTTTTTGCCGCTCCTCCCGAAAGAGGGAAGAAGTGTCTTTGCGACGCTTTCGGCCCGGGTCGGTTCGATCGGCGACAACGGTCTTGGCGGATGGTTTGCTTACCGCGCCGCAAAGGCTGGGCTCAATCAACTGGTCCGTACGGCGTCTATCGAGCTGGCACGCAAAAATCCCGCTGCTCTCTGTGTTGCGCTTCATCCCGGCACGGTGAAAACACCCTTGACCGAGAACTTTGCGAAAACCGGGCTCGACGTGCAGGAACCGGCTGTTGCAGCAGAGCGTCTTGTCAATGTGCTGACCAGTCTTACGCCTGCAGACACCGGTGGATTTTTCGATCAAACCGGCAGGCCGATCCCCTGGTAA
- a CDS encoding cupin domain-containing protein, translating into MKQTRLPEKPDAKSPAGADIRFIMDGPTGNMIHSTVPVGQTNRATRHRTVHEFWHVLSGQGQIWRSDDSSQGVVDLEAGVSIDIPAGTAFQYRNTGESVLQFICISMPPWPGDDEAEFFDGPWEATVVST; encoded by the coding sequence ATGAAACAGACCCGGCTTCCCGAAAAGCCCGACGCGAAATCTCCGGCGGGGGCCGATATCCGTTTCATCATGGATGGGCCGACAGGAAACATGATCCATTCGACTGTTCCTGTCGGCCAGACCAACCGCGCAACACGGCACAGGACCGTGCATGAGTTCTGGCATGTGCTTTCCGGCCAGGGACAGATCTGGAGGTCCGACGATTCCAGCCAGGGCGTTGTCGACCTGGAAGCCGGTGTCTCCATCGATATCCCGGCTGGAACAGCTTTCCAGTACCGCAACACCGGTGAAAGCGTTCTGCAGTTCATCTGTATCTCTATGCCTCCCTGGCCAGGGGATGACGAAGCCGAATTTTTTGATGGGCCCTGGGAAGCGACGGTCGTCAGCACCTGA
- a CDS encoding GNAT family N-acetyltransferase produces the protein MTDITIRPLERSDKPGWLELWKAYLAFYEQDLAPAVTETLFERLHSDAGHRAFVAVQENELVGLVHYLFHDSTWASSSTCYLEDLYVSEKLRGGGAGRKLIEAVYRAATEEPSASGKVYWHTHDHNTRARQLYDRIGVLSDFVRYDRP, from the coding sequence ATGACCGATATCACCATCAGGCCGCTGGAACGATCCGACAAGCCGGGCTGGCTCGAACTCTGGAAGGCCTATCTTGCATTCTACGAGCAGGATCTGGCGCCGGCAGTGACGGAAACCCTCTTTGAGCGACTGCATTCCGATGCAGGCCACCGCGCGTTCGTGGCAGTTCAGGAGAATGAGCTGGTTGGACTGGTCCATTACCTTTTTCACGATAGCACCTGGGCCAGTTCGTCCACCTGCTATCTGGAAGATCTGTATGTCAGCGAGAAGCTTCGTGGTGGCGGAGCCGGCCGCAAGCTGATCGAGGCGGTCTACAGGGCCGCGACCGAAGAACCGTCTGCCAGCGGCAAAGTCTACTGGCACACACATGATCACAATACGCGCGCCCGGCAGCTTTACGACCGGATCGGCGTTTTGAGCGATTTTGTCCGATACGACAGGCCTTAA
- a CDS encoding organic hydroperoxide resistance protein has translation MAVDVKYETKAKATGGRDGAAETLSGSFKVKLATPKELGGAGGEGNNPEELFAAGYAACFIGAMKFVGGQEKIAVPADTSITSTVGIGPRSEGGFGLAVALEVSLPGLDKAVAEDLVAMAHQVCPYSNATRNNIDVKLTVV, from the coding sequence ATGGCTGTTGATGTGAAATATGAAACCAAGGCAAAGGCCACCGGCGGCCGCGATGGTGCGGCGGAAACGTTGAGCGGATCCTTCAAGGTCAAGCTGGCGACGCCGAAAGAACTCGGCGGCGCAGGCGGCGAAGGCAATAACCCGGAAGAGCTGTTCGCAGCCGGATATGCAGCCTGCTTTATTGGCGCGATGAAATTCGTCGGCGGGCAGGAAAAGATTGCAGTCCCGGCTGATACGTCCATCACCTCGACGGTTGGCATCGGTCCGCGTTCTGAAGGCGGGTTCGGTCTGGCGGTCGCGCTGGAAGTGTCCCTGCCGGGTTTGGACAAGGCTGTAGCTGAAGACCTCGTTGCCATGGCACACCAGGTTTGCCCCTATTCAAACGCCACCCGGAACAACATTGACGTCAAGCTGACTGTCGTCTGA
- a CDS encoding glycoside hydrolase family 25 protein, with translation MNFLQAVLRTLFYVAVGGVISIVGAAFFFMNWEPDRNQYTIRGIDISHHQGDIDWAQVAADDIAFVYMKATEGGDFKDRAFARNWAGAGGAGLARGAYHFFSLCKSGREQAHNFLSVLPQDSDMLAPVVDLEFTGNCARRPPAEEVLQEISDFVALVEQGRGKQVILYVPEDFYLDYLKGKGLNRRLWTQSIWHSPGYVSDWSLWQYHDRGTIKGISGDVDLNVLHPDKSLDNLKS, from the coding sequence ATGAATTTCTTGCAAGCGGTCCTGCGGACATTGTTCTACGTTGCCGTCGGCGGGGTGATTTCGATTGTCGGAGCGGCGTTTTTCTTCATGAACTGGGAGCCTGACCGGAACCAATACACGATCCGCGGCATCGATATTTCGCACCACCAGGGTGATATCGACTGGGCGCAGGTGGCGGCGGACGATATTGCCTTCGTCTACATGAAGGCAACTGAAGGCGGAGACTTCAAGGACCGTGCCTTTGCCCGCAACTGGGCCGGAGCAGGAGGCGCTGGTCTGGCGCGTGGTGCCTATCATTTCTTCAGTTTGTGCAAATCCGGCCGCGAGCAGGCGCATAACTTCCTGTCGGTTCTGCCTCAGGACAGCGACATGCTGGCGCCGGTGGTGGATCTGGAATTCACCGGGAACTGCGCGCGCCGTCCGCCGGCCGAGGAAGTGCTGCAGGAAATCAGTGATTTCGTTGCTCTGGTCGAGCAGGGGCGCGGCAAGCAGGTCATCCTTTATGTGCCGGAGGACTTCTATCTGGACTATCTGAAGGGCAAGGGGCTGAACCGCCGTCTCTGGACGCAGTCGATCTGGCATTCTCCCGGCTATGTGTCAGACTGGTCGCTCTGGCAGTACCATGACCGGGGCACGATCAAAGGCATTTCCGGCGATGTCGATCTGAATGTCCTTCATCCAGATAAGAGCTTGGATAATCTGAAATCCTGA
- a CDS encoding MarR family winged helix-turn-helix transcriptional regulator, giving the protein MSETTNQMSLLDAIGFSAPEATEKQKKDKPAKAEKSEKKQRKKAAAKPEAETTSGAESDDTREAEIDVAVAETPASQEIADTGETPDVSAETQAGEDPGTEQAASASAANDLASDQDDDSQKIHDGSLPLDRHLCFALYSANHAMHGVYKALLKEVGLTYPQFLAMTVLWETNNVPVGTITSKLQLDTNTLTPLLKRLEAMGLVTRTRNIKDERQVILKLTRKGRALQKKTEHFSSCIMSSTGLKLEEVIDLQAKVMTLRDNLRKAGLE; this is encoded by the coding sequence ATGAGCGAGACCACAAACCAGATGTCCCTGCTGGACGCGATTGGATTTTCCGCGCCGGAAGCGACTGAAAAACAAAAAAAAGACAAGCCGGCAAAAGCCGAAAAGTCTGAGAAGAAACAGCGCAAGAAGGCCGCTGCCAAGCCTGAGGCGGAAACGACTTCCGGCGCTGAAAGCGATGACACACGCGAAGCGGAAATTGACGTTGCCGTCGCCGAGACGCCTGCCAGCCAAGAGATAGCTGATACCGGGGAGACGCCTGACGTTTCTGCGGAAACGCAGGCTGGCGAAGATCCCGGCACCGAGCAGGCCGCATCTGCATCCGCTGCCAATGACCTTGCCAGCGACCAGGACGACGACAGTCAGAAAATCCATGATGGCAGCTTGCCGCTCGACCGGCACTTGTGTTTTGCGCTGTATTCCGCCAACCACGCGATGCACGGCGTCTACAAGGCGTTGCTCAAGGAAGTCGGGCTCACCTACCCGCAGTTCCTGGCCATGACGGTGCTCTGGGAAACCAACAACGTTCCGGTTGGTACCATTACGTCCAAGCTGCAGCTCGACACCAACACGCTGACGCCACTGTTAAAGCGGCTTGAAGCCATGGGGCTGGTAACGCGCACGCGCAACATCAAGGACGAGCGCCAGGTTATCCTGAAACTGACCCGCAAGGGCCGCGCCTTGCAGAAGAAAACGGAACATTTCAGCAGCTGCATCATGTCTTCGACCGGACTGAAACTGGAAGAAGTCATCGACCTTCAGGCAAAGGTCATGACGCTTCGGGACAATTTGCGTAAAGCTGGCCTGGAGTGA
- a CDS encoding MerR family transcriptional regulator, with the protein MQRYYTITQLTQEFDITTRTLRFYEAQGLVSPTRRGRQRLYTPGDRTRIKLILRGKRLGFSLNEIKEMIEMYGSAPGETGQLRLLLDRIAARRAELLEKQRDIELTLVELDDVEAGAKARMVELETGPNQLSGAVTTSEDK; encoded by the coding sequence ATGCAGCGTTATTACACCATCACCCAGCTGACGCAGGAGTTCGACATTACCACCCGAACCCTGCGGTTCTACGAAGCGCAGGGGCTGGTGTCGCCGACGCGCCGGGGTCGTCAACGCCTTTACACACCTGGTGATCGTACCCGCATCAAATTGATCCTTCGCGGCAAGCGTCTCGGATTTTCCCTGAACGAAATCAAGGAAATGATCGAGATGTACGGCAGTGCGCCCGGTGAAACCGGCCAGCTGCGGCTCCTCCTCGACAGGATCGCCGCACGCCGGGCAGAACTTCTCGAAAAACAGCGCGATATCGAATTGACCCTGGTTGAACTCGACGATGTCGAGGCCGGTGCAAAAGCCCGCATGGTCGAGCTTGAAACAGGCCCGAACCAACTGTCTGGCGCCGTTACGACCTCGGAGGACAAATGA
- a CDS encoding YciI family protein — MSLFVIDLHYTADLREIDALAEEHRSFLRDQYEAGLFLASGPKQPRTGGVILARAADRVEVDLAINKDPFKLSGVAEYTVTEFKPVMHARNFPI; from the coding sequence GTGAGCCTCTTTGTTATCGATCTTCACTACACTGCTGATCTGCGGGAAATAGACGCTCTGGCGGAAGAACACAGGTCCTTCCTGCGGGATCAGTATGAGGCCGGTCTGTTCCTGGCGTCCGGTCCAAAACAGCCGCGAACCGGTGGTGTGATCCTGGCGCGCGCAGCAGACCGTGTCGAAGTCGATCTGGCGATCAACAAGGACCCGTTCAAGTTGTCGGGCGTTGCGGAATATACCGTAACGGAATTCAAGCCGGTCATGCACGCACGGAACTTCCCGATTTGA
- a CDS encoding TetR/AcrR family transcriptional regulator yields MTEKPQKTKRPDARIKLLDSALRVIRMKGYTATTVDDLCRDAGVTKGAFFHHFRSKDDLAVAAADYWSETTGALFEKATYHDPEDPLDRVLGYLDFRKALVQGDVPEFTCLVGTMVQEVYDTNPSIRDACNRSITGHAATLVSDIAEAAEARGVEIPGGAESLGLHTQVVIQGAFVLAKAGNAPSIATDSIDHLKRYVELLFGRSRNGSAQ; encoded by the coding sequence ATGACAGAGAAACCTCAAAAGACCAAACGGCCGGACGCGCGGATCAAGCTGCTGGATTCGGCACTGCGTGTGATCCGCATGAAGGGTTATACGGCCACCACCGTCGATGATCTGTGCCGGGATGCGGGCGTGACCAAGGGGGCCTTCTTCCACCACTTTCGTTCGAAGGACGATCTGGCAGTGGCCGCTGCGGATTATTGGTCTGAAACGACCGGGGCTCTGTTCGAGAAGGCGACGTATCACGATCCCGAAGATCCGTTGGACCGGGTGCTCGGCTATCTCGATTTCCGCAAGGCACTGGTGCAGGGCGATGTGCCGGAGTTCACTTGTCTGGTCGGGACCATGGTCCAGGAAGTCTATGACACGAACCCCTCCATCCGCGATGCCTGCAACCGCAGCATAACGGGGCACGCCGCAACGCTGGTTTCCGATATCGCAGAAGCAGCTGAAGCCCGGGGTGTTGAAATTCCAGGTGGTGCGGAAAGCCTGGGGCTTCACACACAGGTCGTGATCCAGGGGGCATTCGTGCTGGCGAAGGCAGGCAATGCGCCGTCGATAGCAACTGACAGCATCGATCATCTGAAACGTTACGTCGAACTGTTGTTCGGCCGGTCTAGAAACGGGAGCGCGCAATGA
- a CDS encoding isovaleryl-CoA dehydrogenase, protein MIRNDFPGFNFDLGETADMLRDTVRSYSQDRIAPLAEKIDREDWFPRELWPEMGDLGLHGITVEEEWGGSGLGYLEHCIAMEEVSRASASIGLSYGAHSNLCVNQLRRWGSDDQKKRYLNKLVTGEHLGALAMSEPGAGSDVVSMKLKAEKKGDRYVLNGSKMWITNGPSADTMIIYAKTDPEAGPKGITAFLVEKSFAGFSVAQKLDKLGMRGSETGELVFQDCEVPEENVLGQVGKGVNVLMSGLDYERAVLAAGAVGIMQAAMDVVIPYVHEREQFGQPIGTFQLVQGKVADMYVTMNATKSYVYAVAKACDRGETTREDAAGAILYAAENATKLALDAIQLLGGNGYINEYPTGRLLRDAKLYEIGAGTSEIRRMLIGREIFNKTA, encoded by the coding sequence ATGATCCGTAACGATTTTCCGGGTTTCAATTTCGATCTCGGCGAAACCGCCGACATGCTGCGCGACACCGTTCGGTCCTACAGTCAGGACCGGATTGCGCCACTGGCAGAAAAGATCGACCGCGAGGACTGGTTCCCGCGGGAGCTCTGGCCGGAAATGGGAGACCTTGGCCTTCACGGGATCACAGTGGAGGAAGAATGGGGCGGTTCGGGTCTGGGCTACCTGGAGCACTGCATTGCCATGGAAGAGGTCAGCCGGGCGTCCGCCTCCATCGGCCTCAGCTATGGCGCCCATTCAAACCTGTGTGTCAACCAGCTTCGCCGCTGGGGAAGTGACGACCAGAAGAAGCGCTATCTGAACAAGCTTGTGACCGGTGAACATCTGGGTGCGCTGGCCATGTCGGAGCCGGGCGCTGGCTCAGACGTCGTTTCCATGAAACTGAAGGCGGAAAAGAAGGGCGATCGGTACGTCCTCAACGGCTCCAAGATGTGGATCACCAACGGTCCTTCCGCCGATACGATGATCATCTATGCCAAGACCGATCCGGAAGCCGGGCCGAAGGGCATTACCGCATTTCTGGTCGAGAAGAGCTTCGCAGGTTTTTCCGTCGCGCAGAAACTCGACAAGCTCGGCATGCGCGGGTCCGAAACCGGTGAACTGGTGTTCCAGGATTGCGAAGTACCGGAAGAAAACGTCCTCGGCCAGGTTGGCAAGGGCGTCAACGTGCTGATGTCGGGTCTGGACTACGAGCGCGCCGTTCTGGCTGCAGGGGCCGTCGGCATCATGCAGGCAGCCATGGACGTGGTCATTCCCTATGTCCACGAGCGCGAGCAGTTCGGTCAGCCGATCGGCACGTTCCAGCTTGTACAGGGCAAGGTCGCGGACATGTATGTGACCATGAACGCCACCAAGTCCTATGTCTATGCGGTTGCCAAGGCGTGCGACCGGGGCGAGACCACGCGCGAAGACGCCGCTGGTGCAATCCTTTACGCTGCCGAAAACGCAACCAAACTGGCACTTGATGCAATCCAGCTGCTTGGTGGCAATGGCTACATCAACGAATATCCGACCGGGCGTTTGCTGCGTGACGCCAAGCTGTACGAGATTGGTGCGGGAACTTCCGAAATTCGGCGAATGCTGATCGGTCGTGAGATCTTTAACAAGACGGCCTGA
- a CDS encoding TetR/AcrR family transcriptional regulator produces the protein MSSQARVQRTRAEILDSAWTLISQRGADVSLAEIAKAAKISRQSVYDHFGSRGGLILALVRRADERLDIRAKLFAAFDRPQPHERLDATVAVWIGFVKEIYPVASDLIRLRTTDADASAAWEDRMSELRQWLLVLTGSLERDGALQSVWTAKSASEFLWASFSVQAWGLLTQDCGWDEGEAEAVLTRTLRQALLTEK, from the coding sequence GTGTCAAGTCAAGCCAGAGTGCAGCGCACGCGCGCGGAAATTCTCGATAGTGCCTGGACGCTCATCTCGCAGCGGGGAGCGGACGTGTCGCTGGCGGAAATCGCCAAGGCCGCAAAAATCAGCCGGCAATCCGTCTATGATCATTTTGGTTCGCGTGGGGGGCTGATCCTGGCGCTCGTCCGGCGGGCTGATGAACGTCTCGACATACGGGCAAAACTGTTTGCAGCCTTTGACAGGCCACAGCCGCATGAACGGCTGGATGCTACTGTTGCCGTCTGGATCGGCTTCGTGAAGGAAATCTACCCTGTTGCCTCGGATCTTATCCGCCTGCGAACGACCGATGCGGACGCATCGGCGGCGTGGGAAGACCGGATGTCGGAACTGAGGCAATGGTTGCTTGTGTTGACCGGATCGCTGGAACGCGACGGTGCGCTGCAATCCGTCTGGACAGCGAAGTCGGCTTCAGAATTTCTCTGGGCGTCGTTCAGTGTGCAGGCCTGGGGTCTGTTGACACAGGACTGCGGCTGGGATGAGGGCGAGGCGGAAGCTGTCCTGACGAGGACGCTGCGGCAGGCATTGCTGACGGAAAAATGA
- a CDS encoding VOC family protein, which produces MRPKLDGILETAVYVDDMETAHSFYSEILGLKRMVAGERLFAYDAGPAQALLVFHRGHTGEDVETPGGIVPGHDTSGHSHFAFRIGSDQLEPWRAHLGEMGVEIVSEVVWPAGGTSLYFNDPDGNVLELAAAPLWPNYLS; this is translated from the coding sequence ATGCGGCCGAAGCTTGATGGCATCCTGGAAACCGCCGTTTATGTCGACGACATGGAGACGGCTCACTCCTTTTACTCCGAAATCCTGGGATTGAAGCGCATGGTCGCTGGAGAAAGGCTGTTTGCCTATGATGCCGGCCCCGCGCAGGCCCTTCTGGTGTTTCATCGCGGCCATACCGGGGAAGACGTTGAGACGCCGGGAGGTATCGTTCCCGGGCACGATACGTCGGGGCACAGTCATTTCGCGTTTCGCATTGGGTCCGACCAACTGGAACCCTGGCGGGCTCACCTGGGCGAGATGGGAGTGGAAATTGTCAGCGAGGTCGTATGGCCGGCAGGAGGCACCAGCCTTTATTTCAACGACCCGGACGGCAATGTCCTGGAGCTGGCGGCAGCCCCGCTCTGGCCGAATTACCTATCGTGA